CTGCCGGGATGCCGACCGAGCGCCTGGCTGTGATCCCCAACGGCGTGGACACAGGACGGTTCCGTCCCCCCCGGGATCCCGGGGAGGTACGGTCCCTGCGGCTGAAGCTCGGCCTGCCCGAGGATCGTCCCGTGCTCACCTACGTCGGGCACTTCTCCCGCGAGAAAGGAAGTGGCACCCTGCTGGAGGCCTGGAAGCAGGTCCGGGCCGAGGGCCATCGTTCCACCCTCCTGCTCATCGGCGCCACCGTACCCGGGCACTACGAGGTGGACCCCTCCCTGGTCTGCTGGATCCGTGGTGAGGTCCGGCGGCTCGGGGCCGAGGATGAGGTGCGATTTGTCGAGCGGACCCCGGAGATCGAGCAGTACCTGCGGGCTTCCGATCTCTTCGTCCTTTCTTCCCTGCGTGAGGGGCTCCCCAACGCCCTCCTCGAGGCCATGGCCACAGGGCTACCCTGCCTGGCCTCGCGGCTGCCGGGGATCACGGACTGGGTGATCGACAACGGAGTCAACGGGTTGCTCTTCACGCCAGGAGAGAAGGAGGAGCTGGCGAAGGGTCTCCGGGAACTCCTTGCTGACCCTCGACTCCGGAAGGAACTGGGACGCGCCGCGCGCTGGACCATCGAGGAGCGGTTCCCCATCGAGCACGTGGCCGAGCAGTACCTGGCGCTCTACCGGGAGGTCCTCGGCGCGCGGGGTTGAGGCCGGCAAAGGTTGGGCCGTCGGCGTTCAGCTGCCCCGCTTCCTGGCTGCAATCATGCAAGTACGGGCAAGCCACCCGCTCAGCCAGACGGGGAGGGTCTTCGCGAGCCATCGGGCAAGCCGGGAGAGCCTCTGGATCTGCCAGTTTCTGGCCAGTGGGCAGAGGAACCCGAGCCATCGGATCTCCTGGAGCCCGAACCCCATCCTCTCCATCTCCGCTGCTATCCGAGGGACCAGGTACTCCCTCACCCGCAGGCCAGGCTGTCTCAGCAGGCTGGTCGGCGGGACGTAGCGGTCCAGGAGACGGATACGGCGGACCAGCGGACCGAGCACGACCCGCGTCAACCGGTAGCTTAAACCCAGCAGGCTACGCCGGTTGGGAATCGAGACGATGAGCGTTCCGCCAGGCCTCAGCGCGCGGAAGGCCTCTTGCAGGACCAGCCGGTGGTCGGCGACGTAGTCCAGAACCCCCAGGCAGATCACAGCATCCACGCATTGGCCCCGGAGCGGGAGGCGCTCAACGTCTCCCACCACGCAGGCTACTGGCGGCCTCGCTGCTCCCCAAGCACGCTCGAGGTGCCGCTTCGCCTGCCGGATCATCCCCTCCGACAGATCGATGAAGATCCAGCGGAAACCCGCCAGCTCCGGGCCCGCGAAGATGGCCGGACCACACCCGACGTCAGCGATGATTCCACCCGGGAGGGAACCAAGCAGATCACGGGCGGCCCGTCGCCGCTCCCGGAACAGGAAGGAGCGGGCGCCAGTCTCCGTCGGCCCGTAGGCCCCCAAGTAATCCTGCGCTACCTCATCGAAGTACCGGATAACGGGGTCGGCATTCCTGGGGCCGCTGGTCACTCCGCGTCCTGCCACGCGCGTCTCGCCAATTGCAGATAGCGCTTGAGTGAGGTCTGCCATGGAGGCATCTGATCCAGGCCCAGAAGCTCAAGCCGATAGTTCCGCAGCATCTCGGAGCGCGGCCGCGGCGCCGGGAGAGGGAAATGCGCTGAGGACACGGGCGTGATCCGCACCACTTCAG
This Candidatus Rokuibacteriota bacterium DNA region includes the following protein-coding sequences:
- a CDS encoding class I SAM-dependent methyltransferase, which codes for MAGRGVTSGPRNADPVIRYFDEVAQDYLGAYGPTETGARSFLFRERRRAARDLLGSLPGGIIADVGCGPAIFAGPELAGFRWIFIDLSEGMIRQAKRHLERAWGAARPPVACVVGDVERLPLRGQCVDAVICLGVLDYVADHRLVLQEAFRALRPGGTLIVSIPNRRSLLGLSYRLTRVVLGPLVRRIRLLDRYVPPTSLLRQPGLRVREYLVPRIAAEMERMGFGLQEIRWLGFLCPLARNWQIQRLSRLARWLAKTLPVWLSGWLARTCMIAARKRGS
- a CDS encoding glycosyltransferase family 4 protein, giving the protein MMMVIGAYHPEVSGGAAQCRTLVRALSGRVRFVIMATTHEPQNLCMDRVDGVPVERVLIRLKRPWEKLAALPRMLRIFARYRSATDIVHLHGLSQKILLFLILAKACRKPTLILLTSAGADDPLTLRGRFDGWIWCRALAFADRVVSLSPALTARYLAAGMPTERLAVIPNGVDTGRFRPPRDPGEVRSLRLKLGLPEDRPVLTYVGHFSREKGSGTLLEAWKQVRAEGHRSTLLLIGATVPGHYEVDPSLVCWIRGEVRRLGAEDEVRFVERTPEIEQYLRASDLFVLSSLREGLPNALLEAMATGLPCLASRLPGITDWVIDNGVNGLLFTPGEKEELAKGLRELLADPRLRKELGRAARWTIEERFPIEHVAEQYLALYREVLGARG